A genomic window from Haliaeetus albicilla chromosome 10, bHalAlb1.1, whole genome shotgun sequence includes:
- the POP4 gene encoding ribonuclease P protein subunit p29, whose amino-acid sequence MEGSLYRRLPPEETGELHLQPQGSEEAKAFVNAFLKHSMPKMKDEAIQDILTRKAVVLEHYSKKKTKQKKKKTKGFTAKQRREMRLFEIEPEQQRYAIFLPLHELWKQYIRDLCHGLKPDVQPHVIQGKLLKADLHGAIVTVTKSKCPSYVGITGIILQEFKHVFKIITKEDKLKVVPKLNNVFSLEIDGFISYIYGSKFQLRASERSAKKFKLKGTIDL is encoded by the exons ATGGAGG GGTCGCTGTACCGCCGCCTGCCGCCGGAGGAGACGGGGGAGCTGCACCTCCAG cCTCAGGGATCAGAAGAGGCCAAAGCGTTTGTAAATGCCTTCCTGAAGCACAGTATGCCAAAAATGAAAGACGAAGCTATCCAGGATATATTAACTCGGAAAGCTGTAGTTCTTGAGCATtattcaaaaaaaaagacaaagcagaagaagaagaaaacaaaaggtttcACTGCCAAGCAGAGGCGAGAAATGCGCCTTTTTGAAATTGAACCTGAACAGCAAAG ATACGCCATCTTTCTACCACTGCATGAACTCTGGAAACAGTATATCAGAGACCTATGTCATGGTCTTAAACCAGATGT GCAACCACACGTGATTCAGGGCAAACTGCTAAAAGCTGATCTCCATGGAGCTATTGTTACAG TCACAAAATCGAAGTGCCCCTCTTACGTTGGGATAACAGGAATCATTCTACAGGAATTTAAACATGTCTTCAAAATTATCACTAAAGAGGACAAATTAAAAG ttgttccCAAACTTAACAATGTATTTAGCTTGGAGATTGATGGATTCATTTCCTACATCTATGGAAGCAAGTTCCAGCTTAGAGCAAGTGAGCGATCtgcaaaaaaattcaagttGAAAGGAACTATTGACCTATGA